A window of the Macaca nemestrina isolate mMacNem1 chromosome X, mMacNem.hap1, whole genome shotgun sequence genome harbors these coding sequences:
- the LOC105496939 gene encoding E3 ubiquitin-protein ligase RLIM has protein sequence MENSDSNDKGSGDQSAAQRRSQMDRLDREEAFYQFVNNLSEEDYRLMRDNNLLGTPGESTEEELLRRLQQIKEGPPPQNSDENRGGDSSDDVSNGDSIIDWLNSVRQTGNTTRSGQRGNQSWRAVSRTNPNSGDFRFSLEINVNRNNGSQNSENENEPSARRSSGENVENNSQRQVENPRSESTSARPSRSERNSTEALTEVPPTRGQRRARSRSPDHRRTRARAERSRSPLHPMSEIPRRSHHSISSQTFEHPLVNETEGSSRTRHHVTLRQQISGPELLSRGLFAASGTRNASQGAGSSDTAANGESTGSGQRPPTIVLDLQVRRVRPGEYRQRDSIASRTRSRSQTPNNTVTYESERGGFRRTFSRSERAGVRTYVSTIRIPIRRILNTGLSETTSVAIQTMLRQIMTGFGELSYFMYSDSDSEPTGSVPNRNMERAESRSGRGGSGGGSSSGSSSSSSSSSSSSSSSSSSSSPSSSSGGESSEASSDLFEGSNEGSSSSGSSGARREGRHRAPVTFDESGSLPFLSLAQFFLLNEDDDDQPRGLTKEQIDNLAMRSFGENDALKTCSVCITEYTEGNKLRKLPCSHEYHVHCIDRWLSENSTCPICRRAVLASGNRESVV, from the exons ATGGAAAACTCAGATTCTAACGACAAAGGAAGTGGTGATCAGTCTGCAGCACAGCGCAGAAGTCAGATGGACCGATTGGATCGGGAAGAAGCTTTCTATCAATTTGTAAATAACCTGAGTGAAGAAGATTATAGGCTTATGAGAGATAACAATTTGCTAGGCACCCCAG GTGAAAGTACTGAGGAAGAGTTGCTGAGAAGACTACAGCAAATTAAAGAAGGCCCACCACCGCAAAACTCAGATGAAAATAGAG GAGGAGACTCTTCAGATGATGTGTCTAATGGCGACTCTATAATAGACTGGCTTAACTCTGTCAGACAAACTGGAAATACAACAAGAAGTGGACAAAGAGGAAACCAATCTTGGAGAGCGGTGAGCCGGACTAATCCAAACAGTGGTGATTTCAGATTCAGTTTAGAGATAAATGTTAATCGTAATAATGGGAGCCAAAATTCAGAGAATGAAAATGAGCCATCTGCAAGACGTTCTAGTGgagaaaatgtggaaaacaaCAGCCAAAGGCAAGTGGAAAACCCACGATCTGAATCAACATCTGCAAGGCCATCTAGATCAGAACGAAATTCAACTGAAGCATTAACAGAGGTCCCACCTACCAGAGGTCAGAGGAGGGCAAGAAGCAGGAGCCCAGACCATCGGAGAACCAGAGCAAGAGCTGAGAGAAGTAGGTCACCTCTGCATCCAATGAGTGAAATTCCACGAAGATCTCATCATAGTATCTCATCTCAGACTTTTGAACATCCTTTGGTAAATGAGACGGAGGGAAGTTCTAGAACCCGGCACCATGTGACATTGAGACAGCAAATATCTGGGCCTGAGTTGCTAAGTAGAGGTCTTTTTGCAGCTTCTGGAACAAGAAATGCCTCTCAAGGAGCAGGTTCTTCGGACACAGCTGCCAATGGTGAATCTACAGGATCAGGACAGAGACCTCCAACCATAGTCCTTGATCTTCAAGTAAGAAGAGTTCGTCCTGGAGAATATCGGCAGAGAGATAGCATAGCCAGCAGAACTCGATCTAGGTCTCAGACGCCAAACAACACTGTCACCTATGAAAGTGAACGAGGAGGTTTTAGGCGTACGTTTTCACGTTCTGAGCGGGCAGGTGTGAGAACCTATGTCAGTACCATCAGAATTCCCATTCGTAGAATCTTAAATACTGGTTTAAGTGAGACTACATCTGTTGCAATTCAGACCATGTTAAGGCAGATAATGACAGGTTTTGGTGAGTTAAGCTATTTTATGTACAGTGATAGCGACTCAGAGCCTACTGGCTCAGTCCCCAATCGAAATATGGAAAGGGCAGAGTCACGGAGTGGAAGAGGGGGTTCTGGTGGTGGTAGTAGTTCTGGTTCCAGTTCGAGCTCCAGTTCGAGTTCCAGTTCGAGTTCCAGTTCGAGTTCCAGTTCCAGTCCTAGTTCCAGTTCCGGTGGTGAAAGTTCAGAAGCTAGCTCAGATTTATTTGAAGGCAGTAATGAAGGAAGCTCATCATCAGGCTCATCAGGTGCCAGGCGAGAGGGTCGACATAGGGCCCCAGTCACATTTGATGAAAGTGGCTCTTTGCCCTTCCTTAGCCTGGCTCAGTTTTTCCTCTtaaatgaggatgatgatgaccAGCCTAGAGGACTCACCAAAGAACAGATTGACAACTTGGCAATGAGAAGTTTTGGTGAAAATGATGCATTAAAAACCTGTAGTGTTTGCATTACAGAATATACAGAAGGCAACAAACTTCGTAAACTACCTTGTTCCCATGAGTACCATGTCCACTGCATCGATCGCTGGTTATCTGAGAATTCTACCTGTCCTATTTGTCGCAGAGCAGTCTTAGCTTCTGGGAACAGAGAAAGTGTTGTGTAA